A section of the Rhodospirillales bacterium genome encodes:
- a CDS encoding Flp family type IVb pilin codes for MLKLLAKIQAFRYDERGATAIEYGLIAAGIAVGISVVVFAFGDDLASLFTDMSTKVQERPS; via the coding sequence ATGCTGAAACTTTTGGCAAAAATTCAAGCTTTCCGTTATGACGAGCGCGGCGCGACCGCGATCGAATACGGCCTGATCGCCGCCGGGATCGCCGTGGGCATCTCGGTCGTCGTGTTCGCCTTCGGTGACGACCTCGCGAGCCTGTTCACCGACATGTCGACCAAAGTGCAAGAGCGTCCGTCCTAA